A section of the Sebastes fasciatus isolate fSebFas1 chromosome 5, fSebFas1.pri, whole genome shotgun sequence genome encodes:
- the trappc8 gene encoding trafficking protein particle complex subunit 8 isoform X1, protein MAQCVQSVQEFVQDSFVPMVAVLCSEEAETVTRKNNLSFAELLRPFCRLTSEGHIRDPNNQVQVVKNLRICVNNVVTSPNTASATFSPAQRRLLNEVVLSCQPQEGAANSVITAGDYDLNFSDHSLKASTPWYSAWRETLLEVSTSKHYTATTPWFEAYRENFLQSMPASDHEFLNHYLACLLVVSSTEAVPVEQFLKLSQEQHRIQHSGDYTNPKWFIPNTLKYYVLLHDMSQGGEQRADSVYEDMKQRYGHQGCYLLKMNSRTISAEEDEQIPDPWTQYLHRNNLQNQDVLDDAAVNSAAVENNVSAAEVDCHHSAEKDGASNSLDSHPLQLDTVSSPGSLHTLSAVNTDLKKGARDPEGPAGGAGSHGACLTLNDHDHIRQFIQEFTFRGLLPHIEKNIRQLNDQLVSRKGLSRSLFTATKKWFGGGKVPEKSISEPKSTFGLLYPPEAPELQIRKMADLCFLVQHYELAYSCYHTAKKDFLSDQAMLYAAGALEMAAVSAFLQAGAPRPYPAHYMDTAIQTYRDVCKNMVLAERCALLSAEVLKSQGKYSDAATLLIKMTSEDSDLRSALLLEQAAHCFINMRNPMVRKFAFHMILAGHRFSKAGQRRHALRCYCQAMQVYKERGWSLAEDHINFTIGRQSFTLGQPESAVTAFRQILTNDSRQTATQQGAFLREYLYVYKSVIVGNEDSLPQLPLPCIHSSATRVYFGHERRLAEGEKQAATNVSLDQEYDQDLASMWCHLEEQLVAATSRGTVPAGFQPTQCCLNSQTDNLRCPLAVAEEPIVVEVTFRNPLKVPLALSNLSLLWRFADDDDDDDDDDAKTTEELSGEAITSEETLPLWTTQREDIATTEIILEFLMGPEETKTARLRLLPHRTGQLNIVGVVYNLAAASSGETAPSTEGQQTSDLMVVRGRQDLKIQGPRLNQTKEDKMVIRHGLDRRLDPIITPPMPLMEVFFLQFPTALLCGEIRKAYVEFCNVSGVALCGLRVASTHPDFFTFGSQNTTPLTPVSPTSAENCSAYKTMATSRHPGSVAAEVLVSAKDFSQPSGVMEIPIDGSTLQPGETTQLPLWLRGPDQEGVHEINFLFYYESTEKGMKISHRVLRHTVFICASRSLSVQASACRSSVPPHHSLDDKSSGGTLVFIDVENINTSEAGVREFHIIQVSSSSQHWRLHKCINPAKDKDCKLTSRERAKLCFRATRCKPHQASSGVVEKYTFADLNLGNERIISSSTPCGDFFFRGCRTSETPKVEAVSSRTTSSSRSQVPDITSIVKKCNELDLNIIVIWKAYVVEDNKQLILEGQLHVALQTIGKEASSLTPKEEAQEMVLLKFKAELPTPVILPSAELSQLIKTNLHYPETYTHPFVQDSLCVVPVTLTLSNCSLAQVDVIIDLRHKSTSPESLEVHSSFTWVGQTQYKLQLKPQEVLCLTLRACFLQAGVYNLNTPRVFAKLTEQGAVCETSQQTASPALIIINNA, encoded by the exons GACACATCCGGGACCCCAATAACCAGGTGCAGGTTGTGAAAAACCTGCGCATCTGTGTCAACAATGTGGTGACGAGCCCAAACACAGCATCTGCTACGTTCAGCCCCGCCCAGCGCCGACTGCTCAATGAAGTGGTCTTATCCTGCCAGCCACAAGAGGGTGCTGCTAACAGCGTGATCACAGCAGGAGACTACGACCTCAACTTTAGTG ATCACTCTCTTAAAGCTAGCACGCCCTGGTACAGTGCCTGGAGAGAAACACTGTTGGAAGTCAGCACCTCCAAGCACTACACAG CAACCACGCCCTGGTTTGAAGCCTACAGGGAGAACTTCCTGCAGTCGATGCCCGCCTCCGACCACGAGTTTCTCAATCACTACCTCGCCT GCCTGCTGGTGGTTTCCTCCACTGAGGCAGTCCCAGTGGAGCAGTTCCTCAAGCTTTCCCAGGAGCAGCACAGGATTCAGCACAGTGGAGACTACACCAACCCCAAGTGGTTCATCCCCAACACGCTCAAGTACTACGTCTTACTGCACGACATGAGCCAGGGGGGTGAACAGAG GGCAGATTCGGTGTACGAAGATATGAAGCAGAGGTACGGCCATCAGGGCTGCTACCTGTTGAAAATGAACTCTCGCACCATCTCGGCGGAAGAAGATGAACAGATTCCGGACCCCTGGACTCAATACCTGCACAGGAATAATCTGCAGAATCAG GATGTGCTCGATGATGCAGCTGTGAACAGTGCTGCTGTTGAGAACAACGTCAGTGCAGCTGAAGTTGACTGCCATCACTCAGCAGAGAAAG ATGGAGCATCCAACAGCCTGGACAGCCATCCTCTCCAGCTGGACACAGTGAGCAGTCCAGGAAGCCTGCACACCCTCAGTGCCGTTAACACCGACCTGAAGAAAGGTGCGAGAGATCCAGAGGGCCCGGCGGGTGGCGCAGGGAGCCACGGGGCGTGTCTGACCCTGAATGACCACGACCACATCAGACAGTTCATCCAAGAGTTCACCTTCAGAGGCCTGCTGCCGCACATAGAGAAGAACATCAGACAGCTCAACGACCAG CTGGTGTCCAGGAAAGGTCTGAGTCGGTCTCTGTTCACTGCCACCAAGAAGTGGTTTGGCGGAGGGAAAGTTCCAGAGAAGAGCATCAGTGAACCAAAAAGCACATTTGGCCTTCT ATATCCCCCAGAAGCCCCCGAGCTGCAGATCAGAAAGATGGCCGACCTGTGCTTCCTGGTCCAGCACTATGAGCTGGCCTACAGCTGTTACCACACTGCCAAGAAAGACTTCCTGTCAGACCAGGCCATGCTGTATGCTGCAGGAGCACTG GAAATGGCTGCAGTATCAGCCTTCCTGCAGGCTGGAGCTCCCAGACCATATCCAGCACACTACATGGACACGGCAATACAGACGTACAGAGATGTCTGCAA GAACATGGTGCTGGCTGAGCGCTGTGCATTACTCAGTGCTGAGGTACTCAAGAGTCAGGGCAAATACTCAGATGCTGCAACTCTCCTCATCAAGATGACCAGCGAG GACTCTGACCTGCGCAGcgctctgctgctggaacaggCTGCCCACTGCTTCATTAACATGCGTAACCCCATGGTGCGCAAGTTTGCCTTCCATATGATCCTGGCTGGTCATCGTTTCAGCAAAGCAGGACAG AGGAGGCACGCACTGCGCTGTTACTGCCAGGCCATGCAGGTGTACAAGGAGAGGGGCTGGTCTCTGGCGGAGGACCACATCAACTTCACAATCGGCCGTCAGTCCTTCACACTCGGTCAACCAGAGAGCGCCGTAACAGCCTTCAGACAGATCCTGACTAATGACAGCAGGCAAACGGCCACACAGCAGGGCGCCTTCCTCAGAGAATACCTCTATGTCTATAAG AGTGTGATAGTGGGGAATGAAGACAGCCTCCCCCAGCTGCCTCTGCCCTGCATCCACAGCTCAGCCACGAGGGTCTACTTCGGACATGAACGCCGCCTCGCAGAAG GTGAAAAGCAGGCAGCCACTAATGTGTCCCTGGACCAGGAGTATGACCAGGACCTGGCATCCATGTGGTGCCACCTAGAGGAGCAGCTTGTGGCTGCCACCAGCAGGGGGACTGTCCCAGCGGGCTTCCAGCCCACCCAGTGCTGCCTGAACAGCCAGACAGACAACCTGCGCTGCCCACTGGCTGTGGCAGAGG agCCAATCGTAGTGGAGGTGACattcaggaaccctctgaaggtTCCTCTGGCTCTGTCCAACCTCTCACTCCTCTGGAGGTtcgctgatgatgatgatgatgatgatgacgatgatgcgAAGACGACTGAAGAGTTGTCAGGAGAGGCTATCACCAGTGAGGAGACCCTGCCTCTATGG ACGACACAGAGAGAAGACATCGCCACCACTGAGATCATCCTGGAGTTTCTTATGGGTCCAGAGGAGACCAAAACG GCTCGACTCCGGCTGCTGCCACACAGAACTGGCCAGCTGAACATTGTGGGTGTGGTGTACAACCTGGCTGCGGCTTCCTCTGGAGAGACGGCTCCCAGCACTGAAG GCCAGCAGACGTCGGATTTAATGGTGGTTCGTGGCAGACAGGACCTGAAGATCCAGGGCCCACGACTGAACCAGACCAAAGAGGACAAGATGGTGATTCGACATGGTCTGGATCGGCGTCTGGATCCCATCATAACCCCACCCATGCCCCTAATGGAG gtcTTCTTCCTGCAGTTTCCCACTGCTCTGCTGTGTGGTGAGATCAGGAAGGCCTACGTCGAGTTCTGTAACGTCAGCGGCGTTGCTTTGTGCGGCCTCCGAGTGGCGTCCACACACCCAGATTTCTTCACCTTCGGCAGCCAGAACACTACTCCCCTCACGCCCGTCAGCCCAACCTCAGCTGAAAACTGCTCCGCCTATAAAACCATGGCCACGTCCCGGCACCCGGGCTCAGTGGCAGCTGAGGTGTTGGTCTCAGCGAAGGATTTCAGCCAGCCGTCCGGTGTGATGGAGATCCCGATAGATGGCAGCACGCTGCAGCCGGGGGAGACCACACAGCTGCCTCTCTGGCTCAGAGGACCAGACCAGGAGGGAGTCCATGAAATCAACTTCCTGTTCTACTACGAGAGCACAGAGAAAGGAATGAAAATcag TCATCGGGTGTTGCGTCACACAGTGTTCATCTGTGCCAGTCGCTCTCTGAGTGTGCAGGCGTCGGCCTGCCGCAGCAGCGTTCCTCCACATCACAGCCTGGATGACAAAAGCAGCGGTGGAACGCTGGTCTTCATTGATGTAGAGAACATCAACACG AGTGAAGCTGGTGTGCGCGAGTTCCACATCATCCAGGTGTCCAGCAGCAGTCAACACTGGCGCCTCCACAAGTGTATCAACCCAGCCAAGGATAAAG ACTGTAAACTCACCAGCAGAGAAAGAGCCAAGCTGTGTTTCAGGGCCACACGATGCAAGCCCCACCAAG CTTCCTCGGGTGTCGTTGAGAAATACACTTTTGCAGACCTGAATCTGGGAAATGAACGG ATCATCAGTTCCTCCACACCCTGTGGAGATTTCTTCTTCCGTGGCTGTCGAACATCAGAGACTCCGAAAGTGGAGGCGGTATCATCCAGGACAACAtccagcagcaggagtcagGTTCCTGACATCACCAGCATTGTGAAGAAGTGTAATGAGCTGGACCTCAACATAATCGTCATCTGGAAG gCCTATGTGGTAGAGGACAACAAACAGCTGATCCTAGAAGGCCAGCTCCATGTGGCGCTGCAGACCATCGGGAAAGAGGCCAGTTCTCTGACTCCCAAAGAG GAAGCTCAAGAGATGGTGCTGCTCAAGTTTAAAGCAGAACTACCTACTCCAGTCATCCTGCCCTCTGCAGAGCTGTCCCAACTCATCAAGACCAACCTGCACTACCCCGAGACCTACACACATCCGTTTGTCCAGGAtag tCTCTGTGTGGTGCCGGTTACTCTGACTCTGTCCAACTGCTCCTTGGCTCAAGTGGATGTCATCATTGACTTAAGGCACAAAAGCACCAG CCCAGAGTCTCTGGAGGTCCACAGCTCGTTCACCTGGGTGGGTCAGACCCAGTACAAGCTGCAGCTGAAGCCTCAGGAGGTGCTGTGCCTGACTCTGCGAGCCTGTTTCCTCCAGGCGGGAGTGTACAACCTCAACACGCCGCGAGTCTTCGCCAAGCTGACCGAGCAGGGCGCCGTGTGTGAGACGAGTCAGCAGACGGCTAGTCCTGCTCTCATTATCATCAACAACGCCTGA
- the trappc8 gene encoding trafficking protein particle complex subunit 8 isoform X2 — translation MAQCVQSVQEFVQDSFVPMVAVLCSEEAETVTRKNNLSFAELLRPFCRLTSEGHIRDPNNQVQVVKNLRICVNNVVTSPNTASATFSPAQRRLLNEVVLSCQPQEGAANSVITAGDYDLNFSATTPWFEAYRENFLQSMPASDHEFLNHYLACLLVVSSTEAVPVEQFLKLSQEQHRIQHSGDYTNPKWFIPNTLKYYVLLHDMSQGGEQRADSVYEDMKQRYGHQGCYLLKMNSRTISAEEDEQIPDPWTQYLHRNNLQNQDVLDDAAVNSAAVENNVSAAEVDCHHSAEKDGASNSLDSHPLQLDTVSSPGSLHTLSAVNTDLKKGARDPEGPAGGAGSHGACLTLNDHDHIRQFIQEFTFRGLLPHIEKNIRQLNDQLVSRKGLSRSLFTATKKWFGGGKVPEKSISEPKSTFGLLYPPEAPELQIRKMADLCFLVQHYELAYSCYHTAKKDFLSDQAMLYAAGALEMAAVSAFLQAGAPRPYPAHYMDTAIQTYRDVCKNMVLAERCALLSAEVLKSQGKYSDAATLLIKMTSEDSDLRSALLLEQAAHCFINMRNPMVRKFAFHMILAGHRFSKAGQRRHALRCYCQAMQVYKERGWSLAEDHINFTIGRQSFTLGQPESAVTAFRQILTNDSRQTATQQGAFLREYLYVYKSVIVGNEDSLPQLPLPCIHSSATRVYFGHERRLAEGEKQAATNVSLDQEYDQDLASMWCHLEEQLVAATSRGTVPAGFQPTQCCLNSQTDNLRCPLAVAEEPIVVEVTFRNPLKVPLALSNLSLLWRFADDDDDDDDDDAKTTEELSGEAITSEETLPLWTTQREDIATTEIILEFLMGPEETKTARLRLLPHRTGQLNIVGVVYNLAAASSGETAPSTEGQQTSDLMVVRGRQDLKIQGPRLNQTKEDKMVIRHGLDRRLDPIITPPMPLMEVFFLQFPTALLCGEIRKAYVEFCNVSGVALCGLRVASTHPDFFTFGSQNTTPLTPVSPTSAENCSAYKTMATSRHPGSVAAEVLVSAKDFSQPSGVMEIPIDGSTLQPGETTQLPLWLRGPDQEGVHEINFLFYYESTEKGMKISHRVLRHTVFICASRSLSVQASACRSSVPPHHSLDDKSSGGTLVFIDVENINTSEAGVREFHIIQVSSSSQHWRLHKCINPAKDKDCKLTSRERAKLCFRATRCKPHQASSGVVEKYTFADLNLGNERIISSSTPCGDFFFRGCRTSETPKVEAVSSRTTSSSRSQVPDITSIVKKCNELDLNIIVIWKAYVVEDNKQLILEGQLHVALQTIGKEASSLTPKEEAQEMVLLKFKAELPTPVILPSAELSQLIKTNLHYPETYTHPFVQDSLCVVPVTLTLSNCSLAQVDVIIDLRHKSTSPESLEVHSSFTWVGQTQYKLQLKPQEVLCLTLRACFLQAGVYNLNTPRVFAKLTEQGAVCETSQQTASPALIIINNA, via the exons GACACATCCGGGACCCCAATAACCAGGTGCAGGTTGTGAAAAACCTGCGCATCTGTGTCAACAATGTGGTGACGAGCCCAAACACAGCATCTGCTACGTTCAGCCCCGCCCAGCGCCGACTGCTCAATGAAGTGGTCTTATCCTGCCAGCCACAAGAGGGTGCTGCTAACAGCGTGATCACAGCAGGAGACTACGACCTCAACTTTAGTG CAACCACGCCCTGGTTTGAAGCCTACAGGGAGAACTTCCTGCAGTCGATGCCCGCCTCCGACCACGAGTTTCTCAATCACTACCTCGCCT GCCTGCTGGTGGTTTCCTCCACTGAGGCAGTCCCAGTGGAGCAGTTCCTCAAGCTTTCCCAGGAGCAGCACAGGATTCAGCACAGTGGAGACTACACCAACCCCAAGTGGTTCATCCCCAACACGCTCAAGTACTACGTCTTACTGCACGACATGAGCCAGGGGGGTGAACAGAG GGCAGATTCGGTGTACGAAGATATGAAGCAGAGGTACGGCCATCAGGGCTGCTACCTGTTGAAAATGAACTCTCGCACCATCTCGGCGGAAGAAGATGAACAGATTCCGGACCCCTGGACTCAATACCTGCACAGGAATAATCTGCAGAATCAG GATGTGCTCGATGATGCAGCTGTGAACAGTGCTGCTGTTGAGAACAACGTCAGTGCAGCTGAAGTTGACTGCCATCACTCAGCAGAGAAAG ATGGAGCATCCAACAGCCTGGACAGCCATCCTCTCCAGCTGGACACAGTGAGCAGTCCAGGAAGCCTGCACACCCTCAGTGCCGTTAACACCGACCTGAAGAAAGGTGCGAGAGATCCAGAGGGCCCGGCGGGTGGCGCAGGGAGCCACGGGGCGTGTCTGACCCTGAATGACCACGACCACATCAGACAGTTCATCCAAGAGTTCACCTTCAGAGGCCTGCTGCCGCACATAGAGAAGAACATCAGACAGCTCAACGACCAG CTGGTGTCCAGGAAAGGTCTGAGTCGGTCTCTGTTCACTGCCACCAAGAAGTGGTTTGGCGGAGGGAAAGTTCCAGAGAAGAGCATCAGTGAACCAAAAAGCACATTTGGCCTTCT ATATCCCCCAGAAGCCCCCGAGCTGCAGATCAGAAAGATGGCCGACCTGTGCTTCCTGGTCCAGCACTATGAGCTGGCCTACAGCTGTTACCACACTGCCAAGAAAGACTTCCTGTCAGACCAGGCCATGCTGTATGCTGCAGGAGCACTG GAAATGGCTGCAGTATCAGCCTTCCTGCAGGCTGGAGCTCCCAGACCATATCCAGCACACTACATGGACACGGCAATACAGACGTACAGAGATGTCTGCAA GAACATGGTGCTGGCTGAGCGCTGTGCATTACTCAGTGCTGAGGTACTCAAGAGTCAGGGCAAATACTCAGATGCTGCAACTCTCCTCATCAAGATGACCAGCGAG GACTCTGACCTGCGCAGcgctctgctgctggaacaggCTGCCCACTGCTTCATTAACATGCGTAACCCCATGGTGCGCAAGTTTGCCTTCCATATGATCCTGGCTGGTCATCGTTTCAGCAAAGCAGGACAG AGGAGGCACGCACTGCGCTGTTACTGCCAGGCCATGCAGGTGTACAAGGAGAGGGGCTGGTCTCTGGCGGAGGACCACATCAACTTCACAATCGGCCGTCAGTCCTTCACACTCGGTCAACCAGAGAGCGCCGTAACAGCCTTCAGACAGATCCTGACTAATGACAGCAGGCAAACGGCCACACAGCAGGGCGCCTTCCTCAGAGAATACCTCTATGTCTATAAG AGTGTGATAGTGGGGAATGAAGACAGCCTCCCCCAGCTGCCTCTGCCCTGCATCCACAGCTCAGCCACGAGGGTCTACTTCGGACATGAACGCCGCCTCGCAGAAG GTGAAAAGCAGGCAGCCACTAATGTGTCCCTGGACCAGGAGTATGACCAGGACCTGGCATCCATGTGGTGCCACCTAGAGGAGCAGCTTGTGGCTGCCACCAGCAGGGGGACTGTCCCAGCGGGCTTCCAGCCCACCCAGTGCTGCCTGAACAGCCAGACAGACAACCTGCGCTGCCCACTGGCTGTGGCAGAGG agCCAATCGTAGTGGAGGTGACattcaggaaccctctgaaggtTCCTCTGGCTCTGTCCAACCTCTCACTCCTCTGGAGGTtcgctgatgatgatgatgatgatgatgacgatgatgcgAAGACGACTGAAGAGTTGTCAGGAGAGGCTATCACCAGTGAGGAGACCCTGCCTCTATGG ACGACACAGAGAGAAGACATCGCCACCACTGAGATCATCCTGGAGTTTCTTATGGGTCCAGAGGAGACCAAAACG GCTCGACTCCGGCTGCTGCCACACAGAACTGGCCAGCTGAACATTGTGGGTGTGGTGTACAACCTGGCTGCGGCTTCCTCTGGAGAGACGGCTCCCAGCACTGAAG GCCAGCAGACGTCGGATTTAATGGTGGTTCGTGGCAGACAGGACCTGAAGATCCAGGGCCCACGACTGAACCAGACCAAAGAGGACAAGATGGTGATTCGACATGGTCTGGATCGGCGTCTGGATCCCATCATAACCCCACCCATGCCCCTAATGGAG gtcTTCTTCCTGCAGTTTCCCACTGCTCTGCTGTGTGGTGAGATCAGGAAGGCCTACGTCGAGTTCTGTAACGTCAGCGGCGTTGCTTTGTGCGGCCTCCGAGTGGCGTCCACACACCCAGATTTCTTCACCTTCGGCAGCCAGAACACTACTCCCCTCACGCCCGTCAGCCCAACCTCAGCTGAAAACTGCTCCGCCTATAAAACCATGGCCACGTCCCGGCACCCGGGCTCAGTGGCAGCTGAGGTGTTGGTCTCAGCGAAGGATTTCAGCCAGCCGTCCGGTGTGATGGAGATCCCGATAGATGGCAGCACGCTGCAGCCGGGGGAGACCACACAGCTGCCTCTCTGGCTCAGAGGACCAGACCAGGAGGGAGTCCATGAAATCAACTTCCTGTTCTACTACGAGAGCACAGAGAAAGGAATGAAAATcag TCATCGGGTGTTGCGTCACACAGTGTTCATCTGTGCCAGTCGCTCTCTGAGTGTGCAGGCGTCGGCCTGCCGCAGCAGCGTTCCTCCACATCACAGCCTGGATGACAAAAGCAGCGGTGGAACGCTGGTCTTCATTGATGTAGAGAACATCAACACG AGTGAAGCTGGTGTGCGCGAGTTCCACATCATCCAGGTGTCCAGCAGCAGTCAACACTGGCGCCTCCACAAGTGTATCAACCCAGCCAAGGATAAAG ACTGTAAACTCACCAGCAGAGAAAGAGCCAAGCTGTGTTTCAGGGCCACACGATGCAAGCCCCACCAAG CTTCCTCGGGTGTCGTTGAGAAATACACTTTTGCAGACCTGAATCTGGGAAATGAACGG ATCATCAGTTCCTCCACACCCTGTGGAGATTTCTTCTTCCGTGGCTGTCGAACATCAGAGACTCCGAAAGTGGAGGCGGTATCATCCAGGACAACAtccagcagcaggagtcagGTTCCTGACATCACCAGCATTGTGAAGAAGTGTAATGAGCTGGACCTCAACATAATCGTCATCTGGAAG gCCTATGTGGTAGAGGACAACAAACAGCTGATCCTAGAAGGCCAGCTCCATGTGGCGCTGCAGACCATCGGGAAAGAGGCCAGTTCTCTGACTCCCAAAGAG GAAGCTCAAGAGATGGTGCTGCTCAAGTTTAAAGCAGAACTACCTACTCCAGTCATCCTGCCCTCTGCAGAGCTGTCCCAACTCATCAAGACCAACCTGCACTACCCCGAGACCTACACACATCCGTTTGTCCAGGAtag tCTCTGTGTGGTGCCGGTTACTCTGACTCTGTCCAACTGCTCCTTGGCTCAAGTGGATGTCATCATTGACTTAAGGCACAAAAGCACCAG CCCAGAGTCTCTGGAGGTCCACAGCTCGTTCACCTGGGTGGGTCAGACCCAGTACAAGCTGCAGCTGAAGCCTCAGGAGGTGCTGTGCCTGACTCTGCGAGCCTGTTTCCTCCAGGCGGGAGTGTACAACCTCAACACGCCGCGAGTCTTCGCCAAGCTGACCGAGCAGGGCGCCGTGTGTGAGACGAGTCAGCAGACGGCTAGTCCTGCTCTCATTATCATCAACAACGCCTGA